CAAGTCCCTGTGCAATCTCATCTTTATTCCAATAATATTCCGCGTTCACATTCGCGATTACAGATATATCTTTCGGGTCGTTGATTTTGCATTGAGCAATCGCCTGTTTGAGTTCTTCAGCGGCAGGCTTCATCATTTCAGAATGAAACGCACCGGCAACTTTCAGCTCAATCGCCTTCATTGCTCCGTATTTTTCAGCGAGTCCAAGCGCACGTTTGCACGCGTCAACCGCTCCGGTAATAACAATCTGTCCCGAGCAGTTAAAATTCGCACAGCTCAAAAGCTCGCCCTGCGATGCTTCCGCACAAAGCTTTCCGACAACGTCAGCTTCAAGGCCGATGATGCTTACCATCGAACCCTTTGTTGCGTCAGCCGCGGCCTGCATTGCCTGTCCGCGTTTCTGCACAAGTTTCAGGCCGTCTTCAAAACTGATTAAGCCTGCTGCATACAACGCTGTGTACTCGCCGAGACTTAGCCCCGCGGTTACGTTCGCCGGTTTGAGCAGACCTTTCGATTTAAGAACTTCCAGAACTGCGACAGACATTGCGAAAATCGCCGGCTGGGAAATCGTCGTTGAGTTAAGTTTGTCTTCCGGCCCTTCAAAACAAATTTGCGAAAGAGCAGAGCCTGTGATTGCGTCCGCTTTGTCGAAAAATTCCTTAGCTATCGGTTCGGCAGCATAAAAGTCCTTGCCCATGCCTACCAACTGTGCGCCCTGACCCGGAAATATGTATGCAATTTTTTCTGACATCTTCTTCCCTGACAAAATCAAAATTCAATAACGTTAGCGCCCCAAGTCAATCCACCGCCGAACGCGACAAGCAGAACAATATCGCCTTTTTTGATTCTGCCCTGCCGAACGCTTTCATCAAGAGCGATAGGGATCGATGCTGCCGAGGTGTTTCCGTACTTATCTATATTTATAAAAACTTTTTCATCCGCAAGTTCAAGTCTCTTTGCGACAGACTCGATAATTCTTGCGTTCATCTGGTGTGGTATAAACATATCTATATCGCTGACCGACAGATTGCAGTCTTTCAGACAGGTTTCAACAGTTTCGATAATTTTGCGAACTGCCATTTGATAAACTTCTCTGCCGTTTATTTTCATATAGACAGAATTTGGGTCTTCCAAAGGCTTGCTTACGGGGTTTCTGCTTCCGTACGCCGAGCAGTATAATGACTTCCAGCCCGAACCATCGGCACCGCAAGTACTGTAAAATATGCCTTTTGAACCGGCCGCATCACCTTTTTTAATAATCGCAGCGCCTGCCCCATCGCCGAAGAGAATACAGCTTTTTCTGTCTTTGTAATCTGTAATTTTACTAAGTGTCTCGGCACCGATAACAAGTACGTTATCGTATTTGCCCGAAGTAACAAACTGCTGCGCGATGCTCAAGCCATAAACGAAACCGCTGCACGCAGCCGAAATATCGAACGCCCAGGCGTTTTTCGCTCCGAGCATATCCTGCACAAAACAGGCCGTCGACGGAAACACCATTTCAGGTGTAATCGTCGCGTTAACAATCATCTCGATATCTTCAGGTGCTATCTTCGCGCTTTCGATGGCTCTTTTCGCAGCTTCCGTTGCCAGCAGTGCTGTCGATTGATTTTCATTTGCTATATGACGGACTTTGATTCCTGTTCTGGTTGTAATCCACTCATCGTTGGTTTCGACCATTTTTGTCAGATCATCATTCGTGAGCTGTTTTTCAGGTATGAACGAACCAGTGCCGGCAATCACAGCCCTAAACATGGAATCAGATGTTTTGATAATGTTCATCGACGCCCTTAACATTTGTTGTTGCCAGGTATTCTTTTATTTTGTCATTGATTTGCATTTTGTGGAATTTACGTACCGCGTTAATCGCATTCTTTATAGTTCTTGCCTTGCTCGAACCGTGACAAATCATCACTGTACCATTCACGCCCAGCAGCGGTGCGCCGCCGTATTCGTGATAATCGTACTTCTGATACATCTTCATCATCACAGGCCTGAACTTCAGAGCAAGAATCATAGATTGATTCATCAACTCGTGCTTGATAACCTTAAAGAGGCCGTCAACCAAACCTTCGGTAAGCTTCAAAACGACATTACCGACAAAACCATCGCATATCGCAACATCGCATTTGCCTTTGAAAATATCACGACCTTCGATGTTGCCGATAAAATTGATTTTTGAATCGCTTCTGATTAACTCTCTTGCCTTTTTGACTACTTCGCTGCCTTTAGCCTCTTCTTCACCTATACTCATAATGCCCACGCGAGGATTCTCGATTCCGAGAACGTGCCTGGAGTACATCGAAGCCATAATCGCGTACTGATAAAAATTCATCGGCTTGCAGGAAATATTCGCGCCAACATCGCACATCGTTACCGGCCCTTCGAAAGTCGGAAAAACAACCGCAATGCCCGGCCTGTTCACGCCTTCAATGTTTCGCATTCGTAACTGACTTGCCGCAACGCACGCGCCGGTATTGCCGGCTGAAATAACCGCGTCCACTTCACCCTCTGCCGCCATTTTGTTCATAATAGCGATAGAACTGTTGCGTTTCTTTCGCAGAGCTTCAACTGGAGATTCGTCCATCCCGATAATTTCAGGTGCGTTGACGATTCGGATTACATCCGCGTATTTCTTGAGGTCTTTGGGGCCAATTTTTGATTCGATAACTTCAGCAGGTCCGAGCAGGATTAGACTATCACCTTTCTCGATATACTGTATCGATTCTATAACACCGGCCAGAATTTCATCCGGTGCAAAATCGCCGCCCATGGCGTCAATTGCGATTCGCATTGTTAGGCATTCTCCTCGGATTTTGCAAGTTTAAGTGTGATTTTTGAGTTCACATAACCGCAATTCGAGCAGGCTGCGTGCGGCAGTTTGGGACTGCTGCACTTTTTGCATACTGATAAGTTCACAGCTTTTAAAGCCTGATGACTTCTTCTTGAATGTGTCCGTGTTTTACTGGTTTTTTTTGCCGGTAACATCTATAAATTCTCCGGTTAAAGGTTTATTTATACAGTTTTGCCCGCAGGCAATTCCACAGTTTTTAGCTTTATATCCTAAGCTTTTATTTTACTACCATAAAGGTTATTAAAAAAAACAATCCCGCTCAAACGGGATTCGGGCGTGTTCTCGCCATTTACAGGCCTGTTAGTGCCACATTGCTCAGAATTTTCGCATATTAAAGTTTAGTTTGCCTCCATTGTCAAGGACAATTTTTTACAGATATACAGCCAATAAAGATATTTTTTTGCTTTATTTTTTTAAAAAAACACATATCACCAATACCACTTTTTTACTTTTTTATTCTGCAAGTTCCCTTATTATGGTGCCATTATGCTTTTCGTTACTTATTTGAGATTATGTATTATTTTACAATTCAGGAATTAAAATGGTGAATTTATTTATAAATACCCTAATTAAAATGTTCTTTCTGCTAACACCATTTTTCGTAATGTCGATGGTGTTATCGATGACACGGACACTATCGGCACATGCCCGCAGAACTATAGTCATACGCACAATTCTGGCAATATTGGTTATAGCTTTCATACTGTTTTATTTCGGGAATATCATATTCAAGCTCCTCGGTATCACTCTCCAGTCATTTCAAATTGGAGCAGGCGCCCTGCTGTTTCTGTCTGCGGTATCGCTTGTTCAAACCCATCAACCGCCGGCCGCATCTGAAGCGGAAGACATATCCGTTGTGCCTCTGGCCATACCGCTTACAATCGGGCCGGGAACAATTGGAACATTGCTTGTTATGGGTACGGAAATCAGCGGTACTGCAAAAATTGTCGCCAGTTCAGCTTTATTCTGTGCCATTATGCTCGTAGGTTTTATCCTTTTGGGGGCATCACAACTGGAAAAAATTCTCGGCTCAAAAGGAATTTCAGTTCTTACGAAACTGACAGGTCTGGTACTTTCAGCACTGGCGGCACAAATCGTATTCACAGGGATAAATACCTTCGGCCGTTAAACTTCAACACGCAAACACAACCAATCTTATCCTTATATCTCAAAATAAGGTATTGGATTATTGAATTTTCCTATTGAAAGATGGACAAAAATAGGTTATCTTTCGCTGTTTATGGCAAGAAATCCCAGACAAGCTGCGCTTTACGAAGTTATAAACAGGAACAGGTTTAAGGATGCACAGCAAAAGGCACTGGATCGAATCGGAGTAAAACCGACCGTTCAGCCGCCCGCGCAAGTCGTTGAACAACAAAAGGTTGCGGAAGAACCTGTGAAAATTGAACCTGTTGAAATCAAGCCTGTTCAGCTTGAGCCTGTAGTAACTGAAGCCGTTAAAGAAGTTGCTAAAGAACCTGTTAAAGCGGAAACTATAACAAAACCCGCCAGACAAGAAGCCGTTTGGACCGGCAGACAGAAGCCTGTGCGGATATATCCCGACAGGATTGAGTTATGTCTTTCGTGGCAGATAGCGGGATTGAGTGTATTGGCTTTAGCGGCGATTTTTTTGGTCTTTTTCAGATTGGGCCGGATGAGTACATCTGCCAAACCTGAAGAAAAGCAGCCGCCGGCGGCAATCAGGCTTGACGATATTAAGCCGACGGTTCCGGTGGTGGTTAATACCGCCCCTGCCGTTGCTGAAGCGAAAACGCCAAAATTAGTCGAGCCGATGGGCGATAACGCGATTGTGATTGCAAGCTATAATGTGCAGTCGCATCTGGAGCCGGTTAAAGCGTATTTTGCTCAATATGGAATAGCGACCGAAATTATTAAATCGGACCAGAACCGCAGTTATCTTTTGGTAACGCAGAATCGCTATGACAGTATCAACAAAGCCGGCACTGATGGCTATGAAATGAAAAAGAAAATTATGTCCGTTGGTGCGAATTATAAATCGCCGCCAGGTTCGGGACTTGAGTCTTTTGGCCCCAAGCCGTTCCAGGACGTATACGGAATGAAAGTTAAATAGATTTAATATTTAAAATTTGATATTTAATATTTTAAAGGAAAGAAAATGTCAATTGATCGTTCACTGAAACTTAAGGGTGCTTTAGTAAGGCATCGCAATGTTCTTACACGTGCAGAAAGACTTAAACGTCTGAAAGAAGAAGAAAGATGGGAAGAAGGCAAAAGCGTGTTTGGCCTCACGAAAGTAGCGAATAGAAAAATGGCTGTGAAGAAGAAAGAGCCCAAGGGCGCAGCAGCAGCCGCTGAAGCAGCACCAGCGGCAGGCGCAGCACCGGCAGCAGCAGGTAAAGCAGGCGCACCAGCAGCTAAAGGCGCAGCTCCGGCAGGTAAAGCGGCTCCGGCAGCCAAACCGGCAGGCAAAAAATAATCTAAAATTTCAGATTTGAGATTTTTAACTATAACCAATAACCAAAATGATTATTGGTTATTTTTTGTACGGACATTTTTATGAAAAATTATCTCGCAGACAGAACCAGACTTATTGACGCCAGCGGTATAAGAAAAGTTTTCAATCTTGCCGCGACAATGAAAGACCCTATCAATTTTTCGATTGGCCAGCCGGACTTCGATGTGCCCGAAGCGCTCAAGGAAGTTGCTATCGACGCCATCCGACACGGCAAAAACAAATACACACAAACGGCCGGCGACCCTGCCCTGTGCGATAAAGTCGCGACATCGGTAACAAAAGACACCGGCTGGAAAGACCCCGCTATTCTTTTCGCAAGCGGCGTCAGCGGAGGATTGCTTCTGGCGATTATGGCTCTTATCAATCCCGGCGATGAGGTCATTATCCCCGACCCATATTTCGTGATGTACAAACATCTGGTTCACCTGCTCGGCGGAAAATGCGTATTCATTGACACATATCCGGATTTCAAACTGCATCCGGAAAAAATCGCGGACAAAATCTCCGACAAAACCAAACTTATTATTATCAACTCGCCAAACAATCCGACAGGCGCAGTTTACAGTGCCGAAGAACTCAAAGCATTTGCGGAAATAGCTGCAAAAAGAGATACGCTTGTTCTGTCGGACGAAATTTACGACAGATTCTGCTACGACGGCAAATACACCAGTATGGCTTCGATTTATCCGAACACCATTCTTATGAAAGGCTTCAGCAAGAGCTATGCGATGACCGGCTGGCGGCTTGCGTATGTCGCGACTCCTTCGCATTTGAAACCGATAATCGAGGAGATGACAAAGATTCAGCAATACACTTTCGTCTGCGCACCATCGCCATTCCAGCAGGCAGCAATTGCCGCTCTGGACTATGATATCAGCGATTTAATCGGCGGCTACAAAACCAAACGCGATATCTATTATAAAGGTATGAAAGACAAATTCGAGCTGGTCAAACCGGCAGGCGCATTTTACTCTTTCGTAAAAGCGCCCGGCGGAAACAGCACGGCATTTGTCGAAAAGGCAATCAAGAACAACGTTCTGATTATTCCCGGCAACGTATTCAGCCAAAAAGACACACATTTCAGGCTGTGCTTCACGACCACCAACGACAAATTAATAAGAGGCACGGAAATTTTAAGCAAACTGGTTTAATGCTATTATCGTTGATTATGATAAATTTTGAGATATAATCATTATTATGGTCAGTTTCGATAAATCAGTTCTGAATAAATGCAAAACAGCGGTACAAAAAATAGTACCGGACGCTGATATTATATTATTTGGTTCTCGTGCAAGAGGTCAGGCTGAAGAATTATCCGATTATGACCTTTTGATTCTTGTGAACCAAAAATCAGACGTATCCCTGAACGAAAGAATTCTCGACGAAATTTACCCAATCGAACTCGACACCGATGCAATGATAAGTTTCGTTGTTCAAAGCAGAGATATATGGAATAGTCCCCTGTCGCGAGCAACACCATTCCATAAAAACATAGACAGAGAAGGAATTGCCGTTTGACAAAAGAACTGAAAGAACTGGCAAAATACAGACTCGAAAGAGCGTTCCAGACTCTTGAGGAAGCCGAATTGCTGTTCAATTCAGGTTACACAAACACCTATGTCAATAGATTATATTATGCTTGTTTTTATGCTGTTTCCGCAGTACTGATTTGTCATGAAAAATCCACGAGCAAACACAGCCATTTGAGAGCCATTCTGCACAAAGATTACATTAAAACAGGACTGTTATCGAAAGAGGCAGGCAAACACTTTGACCTTTTGTTTCAAAGCCGGCAAACTGGCGATTATGTTGACAATGCCGTTTTCAACCCGGAAGAAGTCAAAGACTGGCTTGACAAAACAAGACAATTTGTCAGCCAAATACAAAAATACCTCTCTGGAAATTCCAGCATTTAAATCCTCATTATTGTTTTTGCGTATTATTCGCATCCGGACAATTGTTAATTCTGTCGGCATATTTGTCGTACATCTTTTTGGCAATCACAAAACTATCGCCTGAAGGTTTGTCGGCAAAATGATTGTTCGCCTGTGTCCAGTTCCATTCGAAATCTGCTATCCTTTCGGCGAATTTCTTCTCATCTAATTTTTTGCCTGCCTGCATTGCGGTTCTGACTTCGGTTATGAGCAGGTTCCATCGACCGTAATAATAATCGCCTAACAAACCGGCCCAATGACGATTTGCATAATCGTTCAGCAGACGCCCTTTTTGACCCCATGTCGTTAAAATATTTCTTGCGTTTTGCTCATAATATTTCTGCTCTGATTTATTTTTGCCAAAACTTTTGGCATCTGCAATCCATGCCCCCAGAAGCATTTCAGGTCTGGTCGCGGCTATCGAATCGACATCCCTTATAATACCCAAAAATTCGTTGGCCTTTTGCTCAAACAGTTCTTTTTCGCCCGCTTCATACGCGGCGGTCATTGCGTCCCTGACACAAAACGCATAATTGCCCATAGCCTGACAGACAACACTGACAAGGTCGTGCCTGTAACTGTCTCGGCCGGTTTCAGACGTTTCCAGCATTAACTGCCAGACTTTCAGCAAATCCTTATTGTCATAATATATTTTCGCGTTTGTAAACGGACCTCCGTACCCTTTCAAAACCGGACGCGCGGGCAGTATGGTACTGGCGTGTGAAGTACTATAAGAGACATAAACCTTGTCCTTGAAGATTTGCCATGCCTGCTGCAATTTTGCGTCAGTTTCTCCGCAACGTCTGTCGGCAAATTTAGTTATCCATGTATTCGTATCCGGCGGCGTCGCGTGCCAGGGTCTTTCCAAAACAAAATCCCACATCACCACATTTGGATTAAGCGCCTCGAGCGTCGAGCCAACACCTTTGATATTTGCAGCGTTTGCATCAGTAAAAACATTTGCCATCCATCGGCTGACCTCGTCGACATTGCCGACAATCGAAGTTGAACCGCCGAAATTGCCGAGATAGCACCAGATATAGGGCTGACCATAGAAAGCATTTGTCGTTTTCCAGAGTTCCTGATTTTCGCAGTAATAATCCAGCAGAATCATTTTATCCTGCGGCACGGCTTTAACCATCGCTTCGATGCGCGGCGGCGTCCAGTCTTTACGCTGGTAATAGAACAGCCAGGCCATTTGCACCCACGTCGCATCTTTGTCAACCTGTGTCATTGAACTGTAAATAGTTTTCGCGACAGAAGCCAGATACTCCGGCTCCCAGCTTGGCGGAACCATTTCATTAAACGGGTCTGCACCGTAAAAATGGTCGGTGCCGAACGCTTTGGTCTGCTCTTCGAGATAAACTTTTTGTATCTTCGTAAAAAGCGGTTCCGTCTGGTCAAGGAAATAAGTATTATATTCTTCACTAAATTCGCACCACGGAGCTAACTTTGTGATTTTCACCTGTGGATTTAATTCTTTCAGCGCAGCCGGTACATGGCCTGCAAACGCGGTTAACAAAGGTTTCATCCCAAGCTGGCGTTGACGTTTCAATATCTTTTTCTGAAGTTCAAACTGCCTGTCGATATAACTTTGCGGCAGCGGCCCGCCCCATTTATCGATATTGGCCATTTGATGCCACGGTAAATGCGCAGGCCCTGTGAAATAACTTCTGATCTGCTCGTCAGTCAGCCCGAATTGTTTCCAGACTCTCTGCCAAATAGCTTCCTGACCCGTAACAGCCAGCGGCATATTAACGCCATTCAGTGCCATCCAGTCAATCAGCCGTTCCCATTTCTCCCAGCCCCACCACGGCATCGTGTAGCCAAAAGTGCAATAATTGAGGAAAAACCTGTACTCGCAATTACAGTTCTGGCGAACTTTTTCCGGCACTTTCGGCATACTGTCCGGCACCTGCACAGGACTTGGGGCGTACCATGAAACTGATGTGTTGCAGTAATATTTGAGGAACCAGTTTAAACCGACAGCCTGCGACAAGACGTTGTTGCCGCGGATAATCAATTTATCGTCCACGCTTTGCAGTTCAAACACGTCTTTGCCGCTGTCAGCAGCAATCGTCTCGAACTTTATCGCGTTTTTCCATTGGGGTACTAAACGTTGCACCAAATCATAAACGGCTGAATTGCTGTCTGATTGTGAAGATGCCAAAGAATTGCCTATGAAAACAAAAGATAAAGCAAATAAAAAGATTGCCAGCTTCCTGTTCATTTAAGTCCACCTTTTTCCAGAGGTTACAAATCATATATCCATTTAACAGCACCGTGAGACTGTTAGTTTAATTAAATTAAATCTGCTGTCAATTCATTAAAAAAACAATGTGGATTTTTCTTGTACCGTCAGCTAATACAAGTTAAAATTGCTCCAATGCGAACAAAATTACTTTTCATTTTGTTGTGTGTGGTTTTTATCACCTCTATTATCAAGGCGGACTTGGATACTGTTTCGCTGTTTGACCCGAATCTTGCATCCGATTCAAATCAGGTAAAAGCAGCAATTATCACCTGCACGGGTCTTATCGATGACGGTCTTTATTCATCAATTAAACGCAGGGCAAACTCCGCTGTCGAAATGGGCGCGAACTATATTATCCTCGAAATCGAAACCTACGGCGGACTAGTCAAGAGCGCCGACGATATTTCAAAATTCCTCATTCTCGAACTATCCAAAAAAGCACGAACCGTCGCTTATGTCAATACCGAGGCAATTAGCGCAGGCGCGATGATTAGCGTTTCCTGCCAGGACATAATTATGCGTGGCAACACGACTATCGGCGATTGTGCACCGATTCAAATGGGCGGCGAAGGTATGCCCGATGTCGAACGCGAAAAGACCGAGAGTTTTGTTCGCGCGGTTTTCGAGCGGGCTGCGCAGGCGAATAATTATCCCGAACCGCTGCTCGAAGCGATGGTCAGCAGACATATTAAAGTCTGGCGTGTAAAAAATCTCGAAACAGGCAATTATGAATTTTTCAAAGATGAAAATCTGCCGAAAAACATCAATGTTTATGATATAAACAAAAAGGAACTCATCGACAGCGAGCAGGAGATTCTCACGCTCACCGCGCGAAAGGCTCTTGAATACGGCGTTGCGAGGGCGATTGTAAAAGATGCCAACGAGGCTTTGGCGTTTCTGGCCGAACGCGACAGCGTAAAATTTACCGAGCCGATGATTCGTCTTGAGCCGAACTGGTCGGAGCAGCTTGTAAGAATGTTAAATCATCCATCTTTCAGCGCGATTTTGCTTATGGTCGGAATGCTGGCGGTTTATATGGAGTTGAAATCTCCGGGCGTTGGTCTGCCGGGACTGCTTGCGATTGTTTGCTTTGCGATTATTTTCGGCAGCAGATTTCTGACCGGTATGGCGACGTGGTGGGAAGTCGCTGTTTTCGCGGTCGGCCTTATTCTGCTGGCGATTGAAATTTTCATCCTGCCCGGCTTCGGCGTCGCGGGCGTACTTGGCATTTTGTTTATGCTCGTCAGCATTTTCGCTATTCTCGTGCCGAACAGACCGGACGAACTGCCCTGGCCGAAACCTGATTTGAATAATTCGCAATGGAATTTGCTCTCAAGCGGCGCGGGCGGATTTATGCTCGGCTTTTTTGGTTTCGCGGTCGTGGCATACATTTTATCAAAATTTCTGCCAAAGACCATTTTTTTGAAAAATCTGGTACTTGCTCCCGCGCAGCCCGGCGTTAAAATGAAAGCGGAAGTAACGACACTGCCGGAAAAAGAAACCAATCTCGAAATCGGAATGACAGGTGTTGCGATTACGATACTCCGCCCTGCCGGCAAAGCAAAATTCGACGATGCAATGGCCGATGTTGTCGCCGAAGGCGATTATATACAAAAAGATAAACCTGTTAAGATTGTTCAGATTCAGGGCAGCAAAATAGTTGTCCGGGAAATTATATAAAAGGATTTTAAATGATTTGGTGGATAGTAATAGCTTTAATACTCATCATCATTTGCGGAATACTGTTCGCGGTAGAGTTTTTTATTCCGAGTTTTGGCTTGATATTTATGTTGGCGGTCTGCTTTTTGGCCGGCGGTATTTCAATCTTCTTTAAAATAAGTACAAACGCAGGCTGGCTCGGCGTGGTTGTATCGGCGATTCTCGTACCGGCGGTGTTTTTTATCTTTTATAAAATTCTGCCGCATACAAGCGCAGGAAAATCGTTGATGCTCGATGCGCCGAAAGGCAAAAAGACCGGCGAAGGTATTCCCGATTCCGAGCAGTTGCAACACCTGTTAGGCCAAAACGCGACGGCTGCAAGTCCGCTGCGGCCGGTAGGAATGTGTGAATTCGATGGGAAAAGGTTTGAATGTGTCGCTGAAAGCGGATATGTTGAGAAAGGCAAAAACGTAAAAGTTATAAAAGTTGAAGGAACACAACTTACAGTAAGAGAAGTATAAAAAAATTAATTTTGATATTTGATATTTAATTTTCTTAGGAAGGGATTTTAGAATGAATATTTTAAGTTATGCTTTATTGGCAGGAGGAGTGCCCATCAGCCTAAAAGGCCTGGGCTTTATTGTTCTTCTTGTATTTGCTTTTATCTTTCTTTTGATAATACTGGCTTATGGCAAATTGTGGCTGCAGGCCAAATTATCAGGTGCACCGGTTTCGTTCGGCGAGCTTGTCGGTATGACGCTTCGTAAAGTCGATTCACGAACAATCGTACAAAGCAGAATCACCGCGGTTCAGGCAGGCCTTGATTTGAGTCAGAGGGACCTTGAAAGCCATTATCTTGCCGGCGGAAGAGTGCCAAATGTTGTGCGGGCTTTAATCGCCGCTGACAGGGCAAATTTAAATTTAACTTTCAAGATCGCAACAGCAATCGACCTTGCCGGCCGAGATATTCTCGACGCGGTTCAGACTTCGGTTAATCCGAAAGTTATCGATTGCCCAGACCCTGCAAAAGGCCGCGAAACAGTTGACGCGGTTTCACAGGATGGCATTCAGTTAAAAGCGAAAGCGAGAGTAACGGTTCGTACGAATCTTCAGCGGCTTATCGGCGGTGCAACCGAGCCGACAATTATCGCTCGTGTCGGCGAAGGCATCGTTACAACTATCGGCAGCGCAATCTCCCACAAAAGCGTACTCGAAAATCCTGACAATATTTCAAAGCAGGTTCTGGCAAAAAGTCTCGATGCCGGAACAGCGTTTGAAATTCT
Above is a window of Planctomycetaceae bacterium DNA encoding:
- the fabD gene encoding ACP S-malonyltransferase; the protein is MSEKIAYIFPGQGAQLVGMGKDFYAAEPIAKEFFDKADAITGSALSQICFEGPEDKLNSTTISQPAIFAMSVAVLEVLKSKGLLKPANVTAGLSLGEYTALYAAGLISFEDGLKLVQKRGQAMQAAADATKGSMVSIIGLEADVVGKLCAEASQGELLSCANFNCSGQIVITGAVDACKRALGLAEKYGAMKAIELKVAGAFHSEMMKPAAEELKQAIAQCKINDPKDISVIANVNAEYYWNKDEIAQGLVKQLTGAVLWQKCMEKLLADGVTKFYEIGPNKVLTGLMRRISRRTDIVNVNDVESMKKLTE
- a CDS encoding ketoacyl-ACP synthase III, yielding MFRAVIAGTGSFIPEKQLTNDDLTKMVETNDEWITTRTGIKVRHIANENQSTALLATEAAKRAIESAKIAPEDIEMIVNATITPEMVFPSTACFVQDMLGAKNAWAFDISAACSGFVYGLSIAQQFVTSGKYDNVLVIGAETLSKITDYKDRKSCILFGDGAGAAIIKKGDAAGSKGIFYSTCGADGSGWKSLYCSAYGSRNPVSKPLEDPNSVYMKINGREVYQMAVRKIIETVETCLKDCNLSVSDIDMFIPHQMNARIIESVAKRLELADEKVFINIDKYGNTSAASIPIALDESVRQGRIKKGDIVLLVAFGGGLTWGANVIEF
- the plsX gene encoding phosphate acyltransferase PlsX: MRIAIDAMGGDFAPDEILAGVIESIQYIEKGDSLILLGPAEVIESKIGPKDLKKYADVIRIVNAPEIIGMDESPVEALRKKRNSSIAIMNKMAAEGEVDAVISAGNTGACVAASQLRMRNIEGVNRPGIAVVFPTFEGPVTMCDVGANISCKPMNFYQYAIMASMYSRHVLGIENPRVGIMSIGEEEAKGSEVVKKARELIRSDSKINFIGNIEGRDIFKGKCDVAICDGFVGNVVLKLTEGLVDGLFKVIKHELMNQSMILALKFRPVMMKMYQKYDYHEYGGAPLLGVNGTVMICHGSSKARTIKNAINAVRKFHKMQINDKIKEYLATTNVKGVDEHYQNI
- the rpmF gene encoding 50S ribosomal protein L32; translation: MLPAKKTSKTRTHSRRSHQALKAVNLSVCKKCSSPKLPHAACSNCGYVNSKITLKLAKSEENA
- a CDS encoding MarC family protein, producing the protein MVNLFINTLIKMFFLLTPFFVMSMVLSMTRTLSAHARRTIVIRTILAILVIAFILFYFGNIIFKLLGITLQSFQIGAGALLFLSAVSLVQTHQPPAASEAEDISVVPLAIPLTIGPGTIGTLLVMGTEISGTAKIVASSALFCAIMLVGFILLGASQLEKILGSKGISVLTKLTGLVLSALAAQIVFTGINTFGR
- a CDS encoding small basic protein, with amino-acid sequence MSIDRSLKLKGALVRHRNVLTRAERLKRLKEEERWEEGKSVFGLTKVANRKMAVKKKEPKGAAAAAEAAPAAGAAPAAAGKAGAPAAKGAAPAGKAAPAAKPAGKK
- a CDS encoding aminotransferase class I/II-fold pyridoxal phosphate-dependent enzyme, which produces MKNYLADRTRLIDASGIRKVFNLAATMKDPINFSIGQPDFDVPEALKEVAIDAIRHGKNKYTQTAGDPALCDKVATSVTKDTGWKDPAILFASGVSGGLLLAIMALINPGDEVIIPDPYFVMYKHLVHLLGGKCVFIDTYPDFKLHPEKIADKISDKTKLIIINSPNNPTGAVYSAEELKAFAEIAAKRDTLVLSDEIYDRFCYDGKYTSMASIYPNTILMKGFSKSYAMTGWRLAYVATPSHLKPIIEEMTKIQQYTFVCAPSPFQQAAIAALDYDISDLIGGYKTKRDIYYKGMKDKFELVKPAGAFYSFVKAPGGNSTAFVEKAIKNNVLIIPGNVFSQKDTHFRLCFTTTNDKLIRGTEILSKLV
- a CDS encoding nucleotidyltransferase domain-containing protein — protein: MVSFDKSVLNKCKTAVQKIVPDADIILFGSRARGQAEELSDYDLLILVNQKSDVSLNERILDEIYPIELDTDAMISFVVQSRDIWNSPLSRATPFHKNIDREGIAV
- a CDS encoding HEPN domain-containing protein, encoding MTKELKELAKYRLERAFQTLEEAELLFNSGYTNTYVNRLYYACFYAVSAVLICHEKSTSKHSHLRAILHKDYIKTGLLSKEAGKHFDLLFQSRQTGDYVDNAVFNPEEVKDWLDKTRQFVSQIQKYLSGNSSI
- a CDS encoding alpha-N-acetylglucosaminidase; protein product: MNRKLAIFLFALSFVFIGNSLASSQSDSNSAVYDLVQRLVPQWKNAIKFETIAADSGKDVFELQSVDDKLIIRGNNVLSQAVGLNWFLKYYCNTSVSWYAPSPVQVPDSMPKVPEKVRQNCNCEYRFFLNYCTFGYTMPWWGWEKWERLIDWMALNGVNMPLAVTGQEAIWQRVWKQFGLTDEQIRSYFTGPAHLPWHQMANIDKWGGPLPQSYIDRQFELQKKILKRQRQLGMKPLLTAFAGHVPAALKELNPQVKITKLAPWCEFSEEYNTYFLDQTEPLFTKIQKVYLEEQTKAFGTDHFYGADPFNEMVPPSWEPEYLASVAKTIYSSMTQVDKDATWVQMAWLFYYQRKDWTPPRIEAMVKAVPQDKMILLDYYCENQELWKTTNAFYGQPYIWCYLGNFGGSTSIVGNVDEVSRWMANVFTDANAANIKGVGSTLEALNPNVVMWDFVLERPWHATPPDTNTWITKFADRRCGETDAKLQQAWQIFKDKVYVSYSTSHASTILPARPVLKGYGGPFTNAKIYYDNKDLLKVWQLMLETSETGRDSYRHDLVSVVCQAMGNYAFCVRDAMTAAYEAGEKELFEQKANEFLGIIRDVDSIAATRPEMLLGAWIADAKSFGKNKSEQKYYEQNARNILTTWGQKGRLLNDYANRHWAGLLGDYYYGRWNLLITEVRTAMQAGKKLDEKKFAERIADFEWNWTQANNHFADKPSGDSFVIAKKMYDKYADRINNCPDANNTQKQ